One window of Alphaproteobacteria bacterium genomic DNA carries:
- a CDS encoding tetratricopeptide repeat protein: MIRIFFVALVLALAVAQSGHAADEAWAAIERGNLDTAIAVWRPRAARGDVNAMLGLAHVAAMQNDDAAAAEWYRQAAVRGNGEGCVLLASAYLEGRGVPRDPVRAYAWYDLAARRGHANAAQARDFAAEWLSPEQVGLARSMIVRWHEDDFASAR; the protein is encoded by the coding sequence ATGATACGAATTTTCTTTGTTGCGCTGGTCCTGGCGCTTGCTGTTGCCCAATCCGGCCACGCCGCGGACGAGGCCTGGGCGGCTATCGAACGTGGCAATCTCGACACCGCCATCGCCGTTTGGCGACCGCGGGCGGCGCGAGGCGATGTCAACGCCATGCTCGGACTGGCACACGTTGCCGCGATGCAAAATGATGATGCGGCTGCCGCAGAATGGTACCGTCAGGCCGCCGTGCGCGGCAACGGGGAGGGCTGCGTGCTGCTCGCCAGCGCCTATTTGGAAGGACGCGGCGTGCCTCGTGATCCGGTGCGCGCTTACGCCTGGTACGACTTGGCGGCGCGCCGTGGCCATGCCAACGCGGCGCAGGCACGGGATTTTGCCGCCGAGTGGCTTAGCCCGGAGCAGGTTGGCTTGGCCCGCTCGATGATCGTCAGATGGCATGAGGACGATTTCGCCAGCGCCCGCTAG